A single window of Chloracidobacterium thermophilum B DNA harbors:
- the rpsK gene encoding 30S ribosomal protein S11 translates to MSKKATSTKSSLKKKNYKKKEKKNIPKGIVHIQASFNNTIVSITDLNGNLIAASSSGSLGFKGSRKGTPFAAQQAAAKAALLAKESGMQSCEVRVSGPGSGRESAIRAIHANGIEIHLIRDVTPIPHNGCRPRKRRRV, encoded by the coding sequence ATGTCAAAGAAAGCAACTTCTACTAAGAGTTCTCTAAAGAAGAAGAACTACAAGAAAAAAGAGAAAAAGAACATTCCGAAAGGTATTGTTCATATTCAAGCTTCTTTCAATAATACAATAGTCAGTATAACCGACTTAAATGGCAATCTCATAGCCGCTAGTAGTTCGGGATCGCTTGGTTTTAAAGGGTCTAGAAAGGGAACGCCTTTTGCTGCTCAGCAAGCAGCAGCTAAAGCTGCATTACTTGCCAAAGAATCAGGGATGCAGTCCTGTGAAGTTAGGGTTAGTGGACCAGGTTCTGGCCGTGAGTCAGCGATAAGAGCAATACATGCTAATGGCATAGAGATTCATCTTATCCGAGATGTGACACCGATTCCACATAACGGATGTCGTCCTCGCAAACGACGGCGTGTGTAG
- the rpmJ gene encoding 50S ribosomal protein L36 yields MKVRASVKKICKSCKVIIRFGTVRVICTNPKHKQKQG; encoded by the coding sequence ATGAAGGTAAGAGCATCTGTGAAAAAAATCTGTAAGTCTTGTAAGGTAATTATTAGGTTTGGAACCGTCCGGGTAATTTGTACTAACCCCAAGCATAAGCAGAAGCAAGGTTGA
- the rplQ gene encoding 50S ribosomal protein L17 produces MRHLNAHRKLGRTSAHRKSLLRNLATSLVLNERLVTTLQKARELRPFIERAVTLGKRGDLHARRLAAAYFHAGNQNWNANPRRPKHGSDRTAGVAALAKLFDVIAVRYLERKGGYTRILKLGSRRGDNAELAIIEFVEPGSK; encoded by the coding sequence ATGAGGCATCTAAATGCACACAGAAAATTAGGACGTACATCAGCCCACAGGAAGTCCTTACTAAGAAATCTTGCCACCTCCTTGGTCCTGAATGAGCGGTTGGTTACTACTTTGCAGAAAGCAAGAGAGCTTCGCCCCTTTATCGAACGAGCAGTTACCCTTGGTAAGAGAGGTGACTTGCACGCCCGGCGACTAGCAGCAGCCTACTTCCATGCAGGAAACCAAAATTGGAATGCAAACCCAAGACGCCCAAAACATGGTTCTGATAGGACAGCAGGAGTTGCTGCGCTAGCCAAGCTTTTCGATGTAATTGCAGTACGCTACTTGGAAAGAAAAGGCGGCTACACGCGCATATTGAAGCTTGGAAGTCGTCGTGGAGACAATGCAGAGCTAGCTATTATTGAGTTTGTCGAGCCAGGTAGCAAATAG
- a CDS encoding adenylate kinase gives MEHKLPLAVIIMGPPGSGKGTQSSRLSASMNIPKISTGDILRQVSLGDGPKSEYIRSVIATGGLVSDNILADLIVSRLSDLDCKDGFILDGYPRNIQQATFLGELLLDRNYKLLVIEVIVPDDTLIKRVKGRYLCKNCGMIYNKYFAKPQKDGICDKCGSSEFTYRSDDNELVIKERLKEYNTQTIPVLDYYRQRNLLVSVNGEKTSDEVHEDILRQIARALVNDCN, from the coding sequence ATGGAGCATAAGCTGCCACTTGCTGTAATCATAATGGGTCCGCCTGGGTCAGGCAAAGGCACACAGTCCAGTAGGCTAAGTGCTTCGATGAATATACCCAAGATATCGACAGGTGATATACTTCGCCAAGTCTCTCTAGGAGACGGACCTAAATCAGAATACATACGCAGTGTTATAGCGACTGGCGGCTTGGTTTCAGATAATATACTAGCTGATTTGATTGTTTCTAGGCTTTCGGACCTTGATTGTAAAGACGGTTTTATACTAGATGGTTATCCTCGAAATATCCAACAGGCTACTTTCTTGGGAGAACTTCTACTAGATAGGAATTATAAACTCTTGGTTATTGAAGTTATAGTTCCCGATGACACTCTCATAAAGAGAGTAAAAGGAAGATATTTATGTAAAAACTGTGGTATGATATATAATAAATACTTTGCGAAGCCTCAGAAAGATGGAATTTGTGACAAATGCGGAAGTTCGGAGTTCACCTACAGATCTGATGACAATGAACTGGTCATTAAGGAGCGTTTGAAAGAATACAACACTCAAACAATTCCAGTTTTAGACTATTATAGACAAAGAAATCTGTTGGTTTCGGTAAATGGAGAGAAAACTTCAGATGAGGTTCATGAAGATATACTCCGCCAAATAGCAAGAGCATTAGTTAATGATTGTAACTAA
- the secY gene encoding preprotein translocase subunit SecY, producing the protein MSIIESIKQKIISILQSKDVKGRLLFTLSMILLYRLGSHIRVPGIDQDKLRQLWQSLQGSLIGVLDLFSGGNLKVISVFALGITPYITSSIVIQLLTVVIPSLKRLQEEGEVGRRKINQYTRYLTICLSIFQSTAITFWMQSQPGLVNLTPSLFVPLSVITLTTGTALVMWVGEQITERGVGNGISLLIFAGIIVRFPSILVQLSSNIGNDPLSALETVLLLVLLLALTAAIVFVEKAYRPVVIEHARRRSEFPDSKSYLPLKINMSGVIPVIFASSLLAFPITIAQFASANDSLAESLTRFLRPSHPLYELIFTAGIIFFSFFYVSVIFDVHEVSNNLRKYGSYIPGLRPGKSTAEYLDFVVTRITVVGALYLSIICFVPQFVANGLDVGEIPIIGEWLYSSLSSNPALSWMVKGFGYTFYFGGTSLLIAVTVSMDTAQQVEARLLTKKYDPAGGGVKVRGRRIRQEVSDGA; encoded by the coding sequence ATGTCGATAATAGAAAGCATAAAGCAAAAAATAATTAGCATCTTGCAGTCAAAAGATGTGAAAGGTAGACTGCTATTTACACTCTCAATGATTCTTCTCTACCGACTTGGTAGTCACATCCGTGTTCCTGGTATAGACCAAGATAAACTGAGACAGTTGTGGCAGAGCCTTCAAGGTTCGTTGATTGGTGTCTTAGACCTCTTTTCAGGAGGTAACCTGAAGGTAATATCAGTATTTGCATTAGGCATTACTCCGTACATTACTTCGTCGATTGTTATACAACTACTTACGGTTGTTATTCCTTCACTGAAACGTCTTCAAGAGGAGGGTGAAGTAGGACGCCGAAAAATAAATCAGTATACTAGGTATCTAACCATATGTCTATCTATTTTCCAGTCAACAGCAATTACCTTTTGGATGCAGTCTCAGCCTGGACTCGTCAATCTTACCCCAAGCTTGTTTGTACCCCTATCTGTAATCACTCTGACCACTGGCACAGCGCTAGTTATGTGGGTTGGCGAGCAAATTACAGAAAGAGGAGTCGGCAATGGGATCAGCTTACTCATATTCGCTGGTATTATCGTTAGATTCCCTTCAATACTTGTTCAGTTATCTAGCAACATAGGGAATGACCCTCTTTCTGCGCTTGAGACAGTTTTACTTCTTGTTCTGTTACTCGCTCTAACTGCTGCAATAGTATTCGTTGAAAAGGCATACCGTCCAGTGGTTATTGAGCATGCAAGAAGACGCAGTGAGTTTCCAGACTCCAAGTCCTATCTGCCTCTGAAAATAAACATGTCAGGGGTAATACCTGTCATATTTGCATCTTCGCTCCTTGCTTTTCCCATAACGATAGCTCAGTTTGCAAGCGCAAACGACTCACTTGCTGAATCACTCACACGCTTCCTTCGTCCAAGTCATCCATTGTACGAACTGATATTTACAGCGGGGATAATATTCTTTTCCTTTTTCTACGTTTCTGTGATCTTTGATGTACATGAAGTTTCCAACAATCTCAGGAAGTACGGTAGTTATATCCCTGGGTTACGGCCTGGTAAGTCAACTGCTGAGTATTTAGACTTTGTTGTTACAAGGATTACTGTGGTTGGTGCCTTATATCTTTCGATAATCTGTTTTGTCCCCCAGTTTGTTGCAAATGGCTTGGACGTTGGAGAAATTCCAATCATTGGTGAATGGCTATACTCCAGTCTTTCCTCCAACCCTGCGCTGTCTTGGATGGTAAAGGGCTTTGGTTACACATTTTATTTTGGCGGCACATCGCTACTGATAGCTGTAACTGTTTCCATGGATACAGCGCAGCAAGTTGAAGCCCGCCTCCTGACCAAGAAGTATGACCCGGCCGGTGGAGGAGTCAAAGTCAGAGGGCGCCGCATTCGACAGGAGGTTTCCGATGGAGCATAA
- the accB gene encoding acetyl-CoA carboxylase biotin carboxyl carrier protein, which produces MNLKEIKELIEFISSKNIAELEIDKAGLRLRIKTTYLTNILSASTSPNISLTESHTPLRGEKSTVSDFTSPSSNLEEVKEDDLHVIYSPIVGTFYRAPSPDSKPFVDIGSQVLPGTVLCIIEAMKLMNEIESDVAGEIVKIHQENGKPVEFGQPLFSLKRK; this is translated from the coding sequence GTGAACTTAAAAGAAATCAAAGAGCTTATAGAGTTTATTAGCAGTAAAAATATTGCCGAGTTGGAAATTGACAAGGCTGGTCTAAGGCTTCGTATTAAGACAACCTATTTGACAAATATCCTATCTGCATCTACATCTCCTAACATATCCTTGACGGAATCGCATACCCCTTTGCGAGGAGAAAAGTCCACTGTTAGTGACTTCACATCACCGTCTAGTAATCTAGAAGAAGTGAAGGAAGATGACCTACATGTCATTTACTCACCTATTGTGGGAACTTTTTATCGCGCCCCAAGCCCAGACTCTAAGCCTTTTGTCGACATAGGTAGCCAAGTCTTACCTGGTACTGTCCTCTGTATTATAGAGGCTATGAAACTGATGAATGAGATCGAGTCAGATGTTGCAGGCGAAATTGTAAAAATACACCAAGAGAACGGTAAACCCGTAGAGTTTGGTCAGCCACTTTTTTCCTTAAAGAGGAAGTAA
- a CDS encoding DNA-directed RNA polymerase subunit alpha, whose translation MLTPFQRPKKLDCNLETLTETYGCFYAQPFERGFGTTVGNSIRRALYSSMEGAAITAVKIEGVLHEFSSIPGVVEDATDIILNLKRIPFKMASGKLVSTLRLKCDQPGEIYSRNIEVEEGVEVLDSNVYIATVSENGSLNIEMRLKIGRGYVSADRNFDEDLAIGYIPIDSVHSPIKRVRCNVESARLGQDTDYEKLILEVWTNGSIKPADSIGLAAKLVKDHMSIFINFEETEVDVEPAKTVERRPVQNENLDRSIEELELSVRSYNCLKNADIKTIRELVQKNEQEMLKTKNFGRKSLNEIKEILAAMGLGLGAIFDEDGNIIGYRND comes from the coding sequence ATGTTGACGCCGTTTCAGCGACCAAAAAAGCTAGATTGTAATCTCGAAACACTGACCGAGACATATGGCTGTTTTTATGCGCAGCCTTTTGAGAGAGGTTTTGGGACGACAGTTGGTAACAGTATCCGGCGCGCTCTTTACTCTTCTATGGAAGGAGCAGCTATTACAGCTGTTAAGATTGAAGGGGTGTTACACGAATTCTCTTCAATACCCGGAGTTGTTGAGGATGCTACAGATATTATTCTTAATCTGAAAAGAATACCCTTCAAGATGGCTTCCGGAAAACTGGTCTCAACATTGCGTCTCAAGTGTGATCAACCAGGCGAGATATATTCTCGTAATATCGAAGTGGAAGAAGGGGTAGAGGTCTTAGACAGTAACGTTTACATAGCCACTGTCAGTGAAAATGGGTCACTCAATATTGAAATGCGATTAAAGATAGGACGAGGGTACGTATCTGCTGACAGGAACTTTGATGAGGATCTTGCTATCGGTTATATACCTATTGACTCAGTCCATTCGCCGATTAAGCGTGTTCGGTGTAATGTTGAATCAGCCCGCCTTGGGCAAGATACAGACTATGAAAAATTAATCCTTGAAGTTTGGACAAATGGGAGTATAAAGCCTGCTGACTCAATTGGCTTAGCTGCCAAGCTAGTCAAGGATCATATGTCAATATTCATAAACTTTGAAGAAACTGAAGTTGACGTAGAACCGGCTAAGACAGTTGAGCGAAGGCCAGTACAAAATGAGAACCTAGACCGCTCTATTGAGGAGTTAGAGTTAAGTGTAAGATCTTACAATTGTTTGAAAAACGCAGACATCAAGACTATAAGAGAACTTGTTCAAAAGAATGAGCAAGAAATGCTAAAAACTAAAAACTTTGGCAGGAAATCTCTGAATGAGATAAAGGAAATCCTAGCTGCAATGGGACTTGGTCTAGGAGCGATATTTGATGAGGATGGCAATATAATAGGTTACAGAAATGATTAG
- the rpsM gene encoding 30S ribosomal protein S13, with amino-acid sequence MARIAGVDLPENKSVLIALTYIYGIGRSLSAKILEKANVDPSIKMRNLSEDELGRIRAVIDSSVVVEGDLRKQIQLDIKRLVEIQSYRGLRHRKGLPVRGQRTHTNARTRKGPRRATIAKKKAPGKK; translated from the coding sequence ATGGCTCGTATCGCTGGTGTCGATCTGCCAGAAAATAAGAGTGTCCTGATAGCTCTAACCTATATATACGGCATAGGTAGGTCATTGTCTGCAAAGATACTAGAAAAAGCGAATGTTGATCCTAGCATCAAGATGCGCAACCTATCTGAAGATGAGTTGGGTCGTATTAGAGCTGTTATAGACAGCTCTGTCGTTGTAGAGGGGGACCTAAGAAAGCAGATTCAGCTTGATATTAAGCGTCTTGTAGAGATTCAGTCCTACAGAGGATTGCGTCACAGGAAAGGGCTTCCAGTTCGCGGGCAAAGGACACACACAAATGCACGAACCCGTAAGGGACCTCGTAGAGCTACAATAGCGAAGAAGAAAGCACCTGGTAAGAAATAG
- the rplO gene encoding 50S ribosomal protein L15, whose product MLSLKSLTCPDRKVKKRVGRGSGSGIGKTSGRGVKGQKSRSGFKLKRGFEGGQMPLHRRLPKRGFSCVTARKRKTYTLDIRKLAQHYTAEEQISTQSLMNKGLIKGALHKLQHLKIVGVAPKDKKITIAGNLRTSARLRAAIG is encoded by the coding sequence ATGCTATCTCTGAAGAGCCTTACCTGTCCTGACAGGAAAGTAAAGAAAAGGGTTGGGCGTGGTTCCGGTTCGGGGATTGGAAAGACTTCTGGGAGAGGAGTAAAAGGACAGAAGTCTCGTTCCGGTTTCAAGCTAAAACGTGGTTTTGAGGGAGGGCAGATGCCTTTACATCGCCGCCTACCAAAGAGAGGCTTTTCTTGTGTCACTGCTAGGAAGCGCAAGACCTACACGTTAGATATTCGTAAACTTGCCCAGCATTATACAGCAGAAGAGCAAATATCAACTCAATCTCTAATGAATAAGGGACTGATCAAAGGAGCTTTGCATAAGTTGCAACACCTCAAGATAGTAGGAGTAGCTCCTAAAGACAAGAAAATTACAATAGCCGGGAATTTGCGTACCTCAGCTAGACTTAGAGCGGCAATAGGTTGA
- the rpsD gene encoding 30S ribosomal protein S4 produces the protein MARYRDAVCRLCRREGIKLFLKGNRCYKPSCAIEKRGPYPPGQHGKDSKRGKLTGYGEQLREKQKVKRIYGMLEGQFRNYFEMAARQRGIVGENLLILLERRLDNVVYRIGFATSRAFARQLVNHGHVLVNGKKVNIPSFQVKVGDIISIKNESASNPQILQSFETAAGRGRPSWIEIGDKNTLSGRVIALPRREDITHQVNEQMIVELYSK, from the coding sequence GTGGCAAGGTACCGTGATGCAGTTTGTCGTCTTTGTCGCCGTGAAGGGATAAAACTTTTTCTCAAAGGCAATCGGTGCTACAAGCCATCTTGTGCAATAGAGAAAAGGGGGCCATACCCGCCGGGTCAGCACGGCAAAGACTCAAAGCGTGGGAAACTGACCGGATACGGTGAGCAGTTACGAGAAAAGCAAAAAGTTAAGCGAATATATGGGATGCTTGAAGGTCAATTCAGAAATTACTTTGAAATGGCTGCACGTCAACGAGGTATTGTAGGAGAGAACCTATTGATTTTATTAGAGCGGAGACTAGATAATGTAGTCTATAGAATAGGATTTGCTACTTCCAGGGCATTTGCAAGGCAGCTAGTCAACCACGGGCATGTTTTAGTAAATGGTAAGAAGGTAAATATACCCTCTTTCCAAGTGAAAGTAGGAGATATTATTTCAATAAAGAACGAAAGTGCATCTAACCCACAAATACTTCAATCCTTTGAAACTGCTGCCGGTAGGGGGCGCCCAAGCTGGATAGAAATTGGAGATAAGAATACCCTATCTGGTCGAGTTATAGCCCTTCCCCGCCGCGAAGATATTACCCATCAGGTCAACGAGCAGATGATAGTGGAGTTGTACTCTAAGTAA
- the map gene encoding type I methionyl aminopeptidase, with the protein MIVTKTSHEIKKMHTAGRYLAELLLLLKQNTIPSITTRRLNEIAESWLSKKKLYSPFKGYRGYPSSICVSVNEQVVHGIPKETLIREGDIVSIDAGVVFDGYVADAAVTVPVGNVAKEMQKLISVTENSLYRGISQMIEGNRLYDITYAIYSYTESYGYSLVREFCGHGVGRRMHEDPQVPNCGHRPNTGPRLRCGWVLAIEPMVNMGSPGVRIESDGWTVVTKDGKPSAHFEHTVAITSNGPLILTALS; encoded by the coding sequence ATGATTGTAACTAAGACATCTCATGAAATAAAAAAGATGCATACAGCCGGAAGATACTTAGCTGAGCTCCTACTCTTGCTCAAGCAGAACACCATTCCCAGCATAACGACCCGTAGATTGAATGAAATTGCTGAAAGCTGGTTATCTAAGAAAAAACTCTACTCTCCATTCAAAGGATATAGAGGATATCCATCAAGCATTTGTGTTTCCGTTAACGAACAAGTTGTTCATGGGATCCCCAAGGAAACGCTAATAAGAGAAGGTGATATTGTGAGTATAGATGCTGGAGTTGTTTTTGACGGATATGTAGCAGATGCTGCGGTTACTGTTCCTGTTGGGAATGTTGCAAAAGAGATGCAAAAACTAATAAGTGTTACGGAAAATTCTCTCTATCGTGGGATATCGCAAATGATTGAAGGGAACCGTTTATACGACATTACCTATGCAATATACTCATACACTGAGTCATACGGCTATAGCCTAGTGAGAGAGTTTTGCGGTCATGGTGTTGGTCGCAGGATGCATGAAGACCCACAAGTACCCAATTGTGGGCACAGACCAAATACGGGTCCTCGGCTCAGATGTGGATGGGTCCTAGCTATAGAACCTATGGTTAACATGGGTTCTCCGGGAGTGAGAATTGAAAGCGATGGCTGGACAGTTGTAACAAAAGACGGTAAGCCTTCAGCCCACTTTGAGCACACCGTTGCGATTACCTCTAATGGGCCATTGATTCTTACAGCCCTTTCGTAA
- the infA gene encoding translation initiation factor IF-1, whose amino-acid sequence MPKEDSIEASAFVIEALPNATFKVELENKHIVLARISGKMRKNFIKILPGDKVLVELSPYDLTRGRIVYRYK is encoded by the coding sequence GTGCCTAAAGAAGACTCAATTGAGGCGTCAGCATTCGTTATTGAAGCTCTCCCGAACGCGACCTTTAAGGTTGAGCTAGAAAACAAGCATATTGTGCTGGCTCGTATTTCTGGTAAGATGAGAAAAAATTTTATAAAAATACTCCCTGGTGATAAAGTTCTAGTTGAACTTTCACCGTATGACTTGACAAGAGGTAGGATTGTTTATAGGTACAAGTGA